One window of the Mycobacterium sp. SVM_VP21 genome contains the following:
- a CDS encoding PPOX class F420-dependent oxidoreductase — protein MTTPAFSDVYREKYLLLTTFTKDGKPKPTAVWGAPAGDKLLVITDDGSWKTKRINNTPRVTIQKCGALGKPKGDPVEAVARVLPKSETRRVYDAVVKRYWWHAWWFVPHSLVRGGIDKVHVGLEITAVPTSG, from the coding sequence ATGACTACACCGGCATTCTCCGATGTGTACCGGGAAAAGTATCTGCTGCTGACGACGTTCACCAAGGACGGCAAGCCCAAACCCACCGCGGTGTGGGGGGCGCCCGCAGGGGACAAGCTCTTGGTCATCACCGACGACGGGTCGTGGAAGACCAAGCGGATCAACAACACTCCGCGGGTCACCATCCAAAAGTGCGGCGCACTCGGCAAGCCCAAAGGCGATCCCGTTGAGGCGGTGGCTCGGGTCCTGCCCAAGTCCGAGACCCGGCGGGTCTACGACGCCGTCGTCAAACGGTATTGGTGGCACGCCTGGTGGTTCGTTCCGCACTCGCTCGTGCGCGGTGGAATAGACAAGGTGCACGTCGGCCTGGAGATCACCGCCGTACCCACGAGCGGCTAG
- a CDS encoding class I SAM-dependent methyltransferase — MDRPAESKVDARALNGVSETALMTLNGRAYQAAHPHAIIDDPEAIRLVESIAFDFDKFGRRGQEMALRSLAVDRCATAYLREHPEATVVALAEGFQTSFWRLSSAIPDARFNWVSVDLEPVMRLRERLLPRSPRVTNLAQSALDYSWMTQVDSSAGVFITAEGLLMYLQPRQAMDLIAACAERFPGGQMFFDVPPTLVKRVAPRGMRSSRHYRVPPMPFSLSARQLARLTQTVPGISAVHDVPIPKGRGLFFGTLFPAFWQCGPMKNVRGAYTLLEFA, encoded by the coding sequence ATGGACCGTCCAGCCGAATCCAAAGTCGACGCCCGTGCGCTCAATGGAGTTTCGGAAACCGCCCTGATGACGCTCAACGGGCGCGCATATCAGGCCGCCCACCCCCACGCCATCATCGACGACCCGGAGGCCATTCGACTCGTCGAGTCCATCGCGTTCGACTTCGACAAGTTCGGACGTCGCGGCCAGGAGATGGCGCTACGGTCGCTGGCCGTCGATCGATGCGCAACGGCCTATCTGCGCGAGCACCCCGAAGCGACGGTGGTCGCGCTTGCCGAAGGCTTCCAAACCAGCTTCTGGCGCTTGAGCAGTGCCATACCAGATGCGCGATTCAATTGGGTGTCAGTGGATTTGGAGCCGGTGATGCGGCTTCGCGAACGGTTGCTGCCGAGGTCACCGCGCGTCACCAACCTGGCGCAATCTGCGCTGGACTACAGCTGGATGACGCAGGTCGATTCCAGCGCCGGCGTCTTCATCACCGCCGAAGGTCTGCTGATGTATTTGCAGCCGCGCCAGGCGATGGACCTCATCGCGGCGTGCGCCGAACGTTTCCCCGGCGGTCAGATGTTCTTCGATGTCCCACCGACCCTGGTCAAGAGAGTGGCTCCGCGCGGGATGCGTTCATCAAGGCACTACCGCGTGCCCCCGATGCCGTTCAGCCTGTCGGCGCGTCAGCTCGCCCGGCTGACCCAGACGGTGCCGGGTATCAGCGCCGTGCACGATGTGCCGATACCGAAGGGGCGTGGCCTGTTCTTCGGAACGCTGTTTCCGGCCTTCTGGCAGTGCGGTCCGATGAAGAACGTTCGAGGCGCCTACACGCTGCTTGAGTTCGCCTGA
- a CDS encoding acyltransferase: MTTMWGAPIHKRWRGSRLRDPRQAKFLTLASLRWVLANRAYTPWYLVRYWRLLKFKLANPHIITRGMVFLGKGVEIQATPEMSYMEIGRWVHIGDKNTIRAHEGSLRFGDKVVLGRDNVINTYLDIELGDSVLMADWCYVCDFDHKMDDINVPIKDQGIIKSPVRIGPDTWIAAKVTILRDTSVGRGCVLGAHAVVKGVIPDYSIAVGAPAKVVKNRKLAWETSAAERAELAAALADIERKKAAQG, translated from the coding sequence ATGACGACGATGTGGGGTGCTCCGATCCACAAACGCTGGCGCGGTTCGCGCCTGCGTGACCCGCGCCAGGCCAAGTTCCTCACGCTGGCCTCGCTGCGCTGGGTGCTGGCCAATCGGGCATACACACCGTGGTACCTGGTGCGCTACTGGCGGCTGCTGAAGTTCAAGCTGGCCAACCCGCACATCATCACCCGCGGCATGGTTTTTCTGGGCAAGGGCGTGGAGATCCAGGCCACCCCGGAGATGTCGTACATGGAGATCGGCCGCTGGGTGCACATCGGCGACAAGAACACCATCCGGGCTCACGAGGGCTCACTGCGATTCGGCGACAAAGTGGTGCTCGGACGCGACAACGTCATCAACACCTATCTCGACATCGAGCTCGGTGATTCCGTGCTGATGGCCGACTGGTGCTACGTCTGCGACTTCGACCACAAGATGGACGACATCAACGTGCCGATCAAAGACCAGGGCATCATCAAGAGCCCGGTGCGGATCGGCCCGGACACCTGGATCGCGGCCAAGGTCACCATCCTGCGCGACACCAGCGTCGGCCGCGGTTGTGTGCTGGGCGCTCACGCGGTGGTCAAGGGCGTCATCCCCGACTACTCGATCGCGGTCGGGGCGCCGGCCAAGGTGGTCAAGAACCGCAAACTGGCCTGGGAGACCTCGGCCGCCGAGCGGGCCGAGTTGGCCGCCGCGCTGGCCGACATCGAACGCAAGAAGGCCGCCCAGGGCTGA
- a CDS encoding FAD-dependent oxidoreductase, whose translation MTRPRVVIAGLGDSGVLTAIRLAKHADVVGVSVKPALVSGQELGLRLSRPQQWARDYWLPFDRFARLDAVRTVHGAVTGVDLDGGALRVACADGATRDELFDALIISTGVSNGFWRQPTTQSPGDVAAELTEAHARLAAAGSVIVVGGGAAAVSSAANIARTWPAKRVDLYFPGQRPLREHHPRVWRTVETRLADAGVVLHAEHRALVPEGFGCDRITDDPVRFSTGQDPASADAVLWAIGKVRPNTDWLPTELLDDAGFVRVLPDLRVPGHSTVFAIGDVAATDPLRSSARNRADGLLAHNVRAALTGRPLRHYRPPTRRWGSVLGAQPEGLEVFAPSGRAFRFPAWSIDRVLLPWIVRRGIYRGVRPNDPLKTARIDR comes from the coding sequence GTGACGCGACCGCGGGTAGTCATAGCGGGGCTGGGCGACAGCGGGGTTCTCACCGCGATCCGGCTGGCCAAGCACGCCGATGTCGTCGGCGTATCGGTGAAGCCCGCCCTGGTCAGTGGCCAAGAACTCGGCCTGCGACTGTCCCGCCCGCAGCAGTGGGCGCGAGACTACTGGCTGCCGTTCGACCGATTCGCGCGGCTGGACGCGGTGCGCACCGTGCACGGCGCGGTGACCGGCGTCGATCTCGATGGTGGAGCTCTGAGGGTCGCTTGCGCCGACGGCGCCACCCGCGACGAGCTTTTTGACGCCCTGATCATCTCGACCGGAGTCAGCAACGGCTTCTGGCGTCAGCCCACGACACAGTCGCCCGGCGACGTCGCCGCGGAGCTGACCGAGGCGCACGCCCGACTGGCGGCCGCCGGATCGGTCATCGTCGTGGGCGGCGGTGCCGCGGCGGTCAGCAGCGCCGCCAACATCGCCCGCACCTGGCCGGCTAAACGAGTCGATCTGTACTTCCCGGGCCAGCGCCCACTGCGTGAGCACCATCCGCGGGTTTGGCGCACCGTCGAGACCAGGTTGGCCGACGCCGGTGTGGTGCTCCATGCCGAACACCGCGCGCTGGTCCCCGAAGGATTCGGGTGCGACCGCATCACCGATGACCCGGTTCGCTTCAGCACCGGTCAGGACCCGGCCTCGGCTGATGCCGTGTTGTGGGCGATCGGGAAGGTGCGACCCAACACCGATTGGTTGCCGACCGAGCTGCTCGACGATGCCGGCTTCGTTCGGGTGCTGCCCGACCTGCGGGTTCCCGGGCATTCGACGGTGTTCGCGATCGGCGACGTCGCGGCGACCGACCCGCTGCGCAGCTCAGCCCGCAACCGGGCGGACGGCCTGCTGGCCCATAACGTGCGGGCCGCCCTCACCGGCAGGCCGCTCCGGCACTATCGGCCACCAACCAGGCGTTGGGGTTCGGTGCTGGGGGCTCAACCCGAGGGCCTGGAGGTGTTCGCGCCCTCTGGGCGCGCGTTCCGGTTCCCGGCCTGGTCGATCGACCGGGTGCTGCTTCCCTGGATCGTCCGGCGGGGCATCTATCGTGGCGTGCGCCCCAACGATCCGCTGAAAACTGCCAGAATTGATAGATGA